The Kosakonia sp. SMBL-WEM22 sequence GGGCGATCAAAAAGTTCTTGAACAGATTGAGAAACAGCTGCACAAGCTGGTGGATGTCTTGCGCGTTCACGAGCTGGGGCAGGGGGCCTATGTTGAGCGGGAGATCATGCTGGTGAAGATCCAGGCCAGCGGCTATGGCAGGGAGGAGGTTAAACGCAACGCGGAGATCTTCCGCGGGCAGATCATTGACGTTACGCCCTCGATTTACACGGTTCAGCTTGCCGGCACCAGCGACAAGCTGGATGCGTTCCTCGCCACCATTCGTGATGTAGCGAAGATTGTTGAAGTGGCGCGCTCCGGCGTCGTCGGTTTATCACGCGGCGATAAAATCATGCGCTGATGTGCGTAAGGTTCCACATTTTAAAGCCCGGCTGATTGTGCCGGGCTTTTTTTTGCGAAATCAGCCGGAAGCAGAGAGAAAAGCGGTTGCCGCAGTTACCTTTCTGCGCTTAGATGTTATGGAAATTAACCTATATCCCTAAAAAGGTTATGGTGCGCATCATTTTAAGGGGCAATTGTGAAACTGGATGAAATCGCCCGGCTCGCCGGCGTCTCACGAACCACGGCAAGCTACGTCATCAACGGAAAGGCGAAGCAGTATCGTGTCAGCGATAAAACCGTTGAGAAAGTTATGGCGGTCGTTCGTGAGCATAACTACCACCCGAACGCGGTGGCGGCTGGGTTACGAGCAGGACGCACTCGATCGATTGGACTGGTCATTCCCGATCTGGAAAACACAAGCTATACCCGTATCGCCAACTATCTGGAGCGCCAGGCGCGCCAGCGCGGCTACCAGCTGCTGATCGCCTGTTCTGAAGATCAGCCCGATAACGAGATGCGTTGCATCGAGCATCTTCTGCAACGGCAGGTTGATGCGATCATCGTTTCGACTTCGCTTCCGCCGGAGCACCCCTTCTATCAGCGCTGGGCTAATGACGCCTTCCCGATTGTCGCGCTCGATCGTGCGCTGGATCGTGAACATTTCACCAGCGTTGTGGGTGCCGATCAGGAGGATTCAGAGATGCTGGCGGCGGAGCTGCGTAAAATGCCGGCGGAGCGCGTGCTCTATTTAGGCGCGTTGCCGGAGCTTTCGGTGAGCTTC is a genomic window containing:
- the ilvN gene encoding acetolactate synthase small subunit, which codes for MRRILSVLLENESGALSRVIGLFSQRGYNIESLTVAPTDDPTLSRMTIQTVGDQKVLEQIEKQLHKLVDVLRVHELGQGAYVEREIMLVKIQASGYGREEVKRNAEIFRGQIIDVTPSIYTVQLAGTSDKLDAFLATIRDVAKIVEVARSGVVGLSRGDKIMR
- the cra gene encoding catabolite repressor/activator, with the translated sequence MKLDEIARLAGVSRTTASYVINGKAKQYRVSDKTVEKVMAVVREHNYHPNAVAAGLRAGRTRSIGLVIPDLENTSYTRIANYLERQARQRGYQLLIACSEDQPDNEMRCIEHLLQRQVDAIIVSTSLPPEHPFYQRWANDAFPIVALDRALDREHFTSVVGADQEDSEMLAAELRKMPAERVLYLGALPELSVSFLREQGFRTAWKDDPREVKYLYANGYEREAAAQLFEKWLETNEMPEAMFITSFALLQGVLDVTLRRDGKLPSNLAIATFGDHELLDFLQCPVLAVAQRHRDVAERVLEIVLASLDEPRKPKPGLSRIRRNLYRRGILSRV